One genomic region from Anabaena sp. PCC 7108 encodes:
- a CDS encoding transposase has translation MRKEIELYEFVIMPNHFHGIVMINHEINRDNNVGANGRSLPQIQSSAPRISMKPKSLSSLMAGFKSATTKKINVIRNTPQNSVWQRNYYDHIIRNDESLTKIRKYIQNNPLSWENDQLHPNNPSKW, from the coding sequence ATCCGCAAAGAAATTGAATTATATGAATTTGTAATTATGCCTAATCATTTTCATGGAATTGTTATGATTAATCACGAAATAAACAGAGATAATAATGTAGGGGCGAACGGCCGTTCGCTACCACAAATCCAATCATCAGCACCAAGAATATCAATGAAACCAAAATCTTTATCATCATTAATGGCAGGTTTTAAATCAGCAACAACTAAGAAAATTAACGTCATTCGTAATACACCTCAAAATTCCGTTTGGCAACGTAATTATTATGATCATATTATTAGAAATGATGAATCTTTAACAAAAATTAGAAAATACATCCAAAATAATCCTTTATCTTGGGAAAATGATCAATTACATCCTAATAATCCTTCTAAATGGTAA
- the acnB gene encoding bifunctional aconitate hydratase 2/2-methylisocitrate dehydratase — MLAEYQQHIQERAQLGIPPLPLDAKQTSELCELLKNPPKGEEEVLLNLLRDRIPPGVDQAAYVKAGFLTAIAKEEITSPLVSPVDAVELLGTMIGGYNVQSLIDLLQVSSNSESESSAAPLVMGGQGKEPIAAYAANALSKIMLVYDAFHDVLELSKTNPYAKRVVDSWAEAEWFTLRPTLPEAITVTVFKVPGETNTDDLSPATHATTRPDIPLHALAMLETRQPGSLETIADLKKKGHPVAYVGDVVGTGSSRKSAINSVLWHLGNDIPFVPNKRAGGYILGSAIAPIFFNTAEDAGALPIQCDVSKMETGDVITIYPYKGDILNAAGEVISTFSLKPDTILDEVRAGGRIPLLIGRTLTDKTRQALGLEPSTLFIRPQAPADTGKGYTLAQKMVGKACGLSGVRPGTSCEPIMTTVGSQDTTGPMTRDELKELACLGFSADLVMQSFCHTAAYPKPVDIKTHQELPDFFAQRGGVALRPGDGIIHSWLNRMLLPDTVGTGGDSHTRFPLGISFPAGSGLVAFAGALGVMPLDMPESVLVRFKGELQPGITLRDIVNAIPYVAMQKGLLTVEKQNKKNVFSGKILEIEGLPNLKVEQAFELTDASAERSCAGCTIKLSEETVAEYLRSNIALLKNMVARGYHDERTIMRRVAKMEEWLANPVLMSADADAEYAEIIEIDLSQIKEPIVAAPNDPDNVKLLSEVANDPVQEVFVGSCMTNIGHYRATAKVLEGAGKVNARLWIAPPTRMDEHQLKAEGVYDVFVAANARTEIPGCSLCMGNQARVDDNTTVFSTSTRNFNNRMGTGAQVYLGSAELAAVCALLGRLPNVQEYLDIVAERIHPFADNLYRYLNFDQIVGFEDEGRVISKEEQAALV, encoded by the coding sequence ATGTTAGCTGAATACCAACAACACATCCAAGAACGCGCACAACTGGGTATTCCCCCATTACCATTGGACGCAAAACAAACTTCAGAATTATGTGAATTACTGAAAAATCCACCTAAAGGTGAAGAAGAGGTATTATTAAATTTATTACGCGATCGCATTCCCCCCGGAGTTGACCAAGCTGCTTATGTAAAAGCTGGATTTCTCACAGCAATTGCGAAAGAAGAAATTACTAGTCCCTTAGTTTCCCCAGTTGATGCAGTAGAATTACTGGGAACAATGATTGGTGGTTACAATGTTCAATCTTTAATTGATTTACTTCAAGTTTCCAGCAATTCTGAATCAGAATCGTCAGCAGCACCTTTAGTTATGGGGGGACAAGGGAAAGAACCTATAGCCGCTTATGCAGCCAACGCCCTCAGCAAAATTATGTTGGTGTATGATGCTTTCCATGATGTTTTGGAATTATCAAAAACCAACCCCTACGCTAAAAGAGTGGTAGACTCTTGGGCAGAAGCAGAATGGTTTACTCTGCGTCCCACATTACCCGAAGCTATCACCGTCACCGTTTTCAAAGTTCCCGGAGAAACCAACACCGACGACTTATCACCCGCAACCCACGCTACCACCCGTCCTGATATTCCCCTTCACGCTTTAGCAATGTTAGAAACCCGTCAACCGGGAAGTTTAGAAACCATTGCAGACTTGAAGAAAAAAGGACATCCCGTTGCTTACGTCGGTGATGTGGTTGGTACAGGTTCATCTCGTAAGTCTGCAATCAATTCTGTGTTATGGCATTTAGGAAATGATATCCCCTTTGTTCCCAACAAACGCGCCGGAGGTTATATATTAGGAAGTGCGATCGCACCTATCTTTTTTAACACAGCCGAAGATGCCGGTGCATTACCCATCCAATGCGATGTCAGCAAAATGGAAACCGGTGACGTAATCACCATTTATCCCTACAAAGGTGATATTCTCAACGCCGCAGGAGAAGTTATTTCCACCTTCAGCCTCAAACCTGACACCATTTTAGACGAAGTTCGCGCCGGTGGACGTATCCCCTTATTAATTGGACGTACCCTCACCGATAAAACCCGTCAAGCATTGGGTTTAGAACCCAGCACTTTATTTATCCGTCCCCAAGCCCCAGCCGACACCGGAAAAGGCTACACATTAGCTCAGAAAATGGTCGGTAAGGCGTGCGGTTTATCTGGTGTGCGTCCGGGGACATCTTGCGAACCAATCATGACTACAGTCGGTTCTCAGGACACTACAGGACCAATGACTAGGGATGAATTAAAAGAACTTGCTTGTTTAGGTTTCAGTGCAGACTTAGTAATGCAGAGTTTCTGTCACACAGCCGCATATCCCAAACCAGTAGACATCAAAACCCACCAAGAACTACCCGACTTTTTTGCACAACGTGGTGGTGTGGCCTTGCGTCCTGGTGATGGTATTATCCACTCCTGGTTAAACCGGATGTTGTTACCCGACACCGTAGGAACAGGTGGAGATTCACATACTCGCTTCCCATTAGGAATATCCTTTCCTGCGGGTTCTGGTTTAGTTGCGTTTGCTGGTGCATTGGGTGTAATGCCTTTGGATATGCCAGAATCAGTTTTAGTAAGATTTAAAGGAGAATTGCAACCAGGAATTACATTGAGAGATATTGTTAATGCAATTCCTTATGTAGCCATGCAAAAAGGGTTGTTAACTGTAGAGAAGCAGAACAAGAAAAACGTCTTCTCTGGCAAGATTTTGGAAATTGAAGGTTTACCAAATTTGAAAGTTGAACAAGCTTTTGAATTAACCGATGCTTCCGCAGAACGTTCTTGTGCTGGTTGCACAATTAAGTTGAGTGAAGAAACAGTTGCGGAATATTTGCGTTCTAATATTGCCCTGTTAAAAAACATGGTAGCACGGGGTTATCACGATGAGCGAACCATTATGCGCCGAGTAGCGAAAATGGAAGAATGGTTAGCAAATCCGGTGTTAATGTCAGCCGATGCAGATGCGGAATATGCAGAAATAATTGAAATTGATTTAAGCCAAATCAAAGAACCAATTGTAGCTGCACCAAATGACCCTGATAATGTTAAGTTATTATCGGAAGTTGCCAATGATCCTGTACAAGAAGTATTTGTTGGTTCTTGTATGACAAATATCGGACATTATCGCGCAACTGCGAAGGTTTTGGAAGGTGCTGGTAAGGTAAATGCTCGTTTGTGGATAGCACCACCTACAAGAATGGATGAACACCAATTAAAAGCAGAAGGTGTTTATGACGTTTTCGTAGCTGCAAATGCCAGAACTGAGATTCCAGGATGCAGTTTATGTATGGGAAATCAGGCGCGAGTTGATGATAATACAACTGTGTTTTCTACCTCAACTCGTAACTTCAATAATCGCATGGGAACAGGCGCACAAGTGTATTTAGGTTCGGCGGAATTAGCAGCAGTTTGTGCTTTGTTGGGAAGGCTACCTAATGTGCAGGAATATTTGGATATTGTCGCCGAGAGAATTCATCCTTTTGCTGATAATTTGTATCGTTATTTGAACTTTGATCAAATTGTTGGTTTTGAGGATGAGGGTAGGGTGATTAGTAAGGAGGAACAGGCGGCTTTGGTGTAA
- a CDS encoding type II toxin-antitoxin system RelE/ParE family toxin produces MQYQIEFKPKAIKDLQKIPVNERERIINKIEAMQDDLQGDVKRLTNFTPEYRLRVGDYRVLFELEEQTIIVYRVKHRSKAYE; encoded by the coding sequence GTGCAGTACCAAATAGAATTTAAACCCAAAGCTATTAAAGATTTACAGAAAATTCCTGTAAATGAAAGAGAACGCATTATCAATAAAATTGAAGCAATGCAAGATGATTTACAGGGAGATGTAAAACGCTTAACAAATTTTACTCCAGAATATCGTTTAAGAGTTGGTGATTATCGAGTTTTGTTTGAATTAGAAGAACAAACTATAATCGTGTATAGGGTTAAGCATCGTAGTAAAGCTTATGAATAA
- a CDS encoding XisH family protein, with translation MPAKNIYHDAVKNALIKDGWTITFDPYPIKYEEVKLLADLAGEKTISATREGQKIVIEIKSFLSRSPMREFETALGQYLIYQTFLSLTHPEYKVYLAISEKIYEKFFKQVAIELILQKYQISLLVVDINKEEIIKWTS, from the coding sequence ATGCCAGCAAAAAATATTTACCATGATGCGGTTAAAAATGCTTTAATTAAGGATGGGTGGACTATTACTTTTGATCCTTATCCAATTAAATATGAAGAAGTTAAATTACTTGCTGATTTAGCTGGTGAAAAAACAATTTCTGCAACAAGAGAAGGACAAAAAATAGTTATTGAAATTAAAAGTTTTCTCAGTCGTTCTCCTATGCGTGAATTTGAAACAGCGTTAGGACAATATCTAATTTATCAAACCTTTCTTTCTCTGACTCATCCTGAGTATAAAGTTTATTTAGCAATTAGTGAAAAGATTTATGAGAAGTTTTTTAAACAAGTAGCAATTGAATTAATTTTACAAAAATATCAAATTTCATTGTTGGTTGTTGATATTAATAAAGAGGAGATTATCAAATGGACAAGCTAA
- a CDS encoding XisI protein — MDKLTHYQNIIKQILTEYERISAQVPDPDIDEVLMFDDQRSQYLWFNIGWKNNKRVKAISVYVRIKNEKIYIEEDWTEEGIATELLREGVPKEDIILAFHDPETRKLTEFAVA, encoded by the coding sequence ATGGACAAGCTAACTCATTATCAAAATATAATCAAACAAATCCTCACTGAATATGAAAGAATCTCAGCACAAGTACCTGATCCTGATATAGATGAGGTATTAATGTTTGATGATCAAAGAAGTCAATATCTTTGGTTTAATATTGGCTGGAAGAATAATAAAAGAGTGAAAGCAATTTCGGTTTATGTGAGAATTAAAAATGAGAAGATTTACATTGAGGAAGATTGGACTGAGGAAGGTATTGCAACGGAGTTATTAAGGGAAGGTGTACCAAAAGAGGATATTATTTTGGCTTTTCATGATCCAGAAACTCGTAAGTTGACTGAGTTTGCTGTAGCTTGA
- a CDS encoding type II toxin-antitoxin system VapC family toxin yields MMLLDSNIIIYAAQAENEFLRGFIAEHSPYVSALSCLEVLGYHQLNYEDKTYFEEFFNASQILSISQAVIEQGVRLKQMKKMSLGDAIIAGTALVHDLSVVTRNIDDFRWITELKLLNPFDSLENE; encoded by the coding sequence ATGATGTTACTTGATAGCAATATTATTATCTATGCAGCACAAGCAGAAAATGAGTTTTTAAGGGGGTTTATCGCTGAACATTCTCCTTATGTATCTGCTCTTTCTTGTCTCGAAGTATTGGGTTATCATCAGCTAAATTATGAAGACAAAACCTATTTTGAGGAGTTTTTTAATGCTTCTCAAATTTTATCAATTTCTCAAGCTGTAATTGAGCAAGGAGTAAGACTAAAACAAATGAAAAAAATGTCTTTAGGAGATGCTATTATTGCCGGAACAGCATTAGTTCATGATTTAAGTGTTGTTACTAGAAATATTGATGATTTTCGTTGGATTACTGAGTTAAAATTACTTAATCCTTTTGATAGCTTGGAAAATGAATAA
- a CDS encoding element excision factor XisI family protein, translating to MNNLNSIKATELLRECVPKEDIVVAFHDPETRNLTEFAVV from the coding sequence ATGAATAATTTAAACTCTATCAAAGCAACTGAGTTATTAAGGGAATGTGTACCAAAAGAGGATATTGTTGTAGCTTTTCATGATCCTGAAACTCGGAATTTGACAGAGTTTGCTGTGGTTTGA
- a CDS encoding type II toxin-antitoxin system VapC family toxin, which translates to MESMIAIDTNIIVRFITKDDDLQYQQSLALFKSKNIFIPDTVILETEWVLRFAYKFKAWEICQALRKVFGLPNVYLTNEKLILQVIEWHENGLDFADAFHLASSNHCLEFYTFDEKFIKKSQSLSNSIVKKPDL; encoded by the coding sequence ATGGAATCAATGATTGCTATTGATACTAATATTATTGTTAGATTTATTACTAAAGATGATGATCTACAGTATCAACAAAGTTTAGCATTATTCAAAAGTAAAAATATTTTTATTCCTGATACTGTAATCTTAGAAACTGAATGGGTGTTGCGGTTTGCTTACAAATTTAAAGCTTGGGAAATTTGTCAAGCTTTGAGAAAGGTTTTTGGTTTACCTAATGTTTATTTAACTAATGAAAAGTTAATTTTACAAGTTATTGAATGGCATGAAAATGGTCTTGATTTTGCAGATGCTTTTCATTTAGCTTCCAGTAATCATTGTTTAGAGTTTTATACTTTTGATGAAAAATTTATTAAAAAGTCTCAGAGTTTATCTAATTCAATAGTCAAAAAGCCTGATTTGTAA
- a CDS encoding AbrB/MazE/SpoVT family DNA-binding domain-containing protein, whose translation MLNLNWNKYLNVISMEITKLSSQGQVTIPQVLRDQYHWEDGQELIIINLGDGILLKPKKTFPETKLDDVAGCLNYQGKAKTIEEMDQAIAQGIEELWNQ comes from the coding sequence ATGTTAAACTTGAATTGGAATAAATATTTGAATGTTATTTCAATGGAAATTACTAAACTGTCAAGTCAAGGTCAAGTTACTATTCCCCAAGTCTTAAGAGATCAGTATCATTGGGAAGATGGTCAAGAATTAATAATCATTAATTTGGGTGATGGAATTTTATTAAAGCCTAAAAAAACTTTTCCAGAAACCAAATTAGATGATGTTGCTGGTTGTTTGAACTATCAAGGAAAAGCCAAAACAATTGAAGAAATGGATCAAGCAATCGCTCAGGGAATAGAAGAATTATGGAATCAATGA
- a CDS encoding ureidoglycolate lyase, giving the protein MNTSPTLQQLKVELITPENFQRYGQVIFPSGERKTFDAEEAHLNLQNGIPRFYIMRLHNKGRKFHKITRHEQCTQCLGSLEGKDWLIAVCPPDHDINEPRLDEIAVFRIPGDCFIKLEVGTWHAGPYFDHEFVDFYNLELSDTNVVDHFTHDFMKSHQLEFEMV; this is encoded by the coding sequence ATGAATACATCTCCAACATTACAACAGTTAAAAGTAGAATTGATCACACCAGAGAATTTTCAGCGTTATGGACAGGTGATATTTCCTAGTGGAGAGAGGAAGACTTTTGATGCAGAAGAGGCACATTTAAATTTACAAAATGGCATTCCCCGCTTTTATATTATGCGACTGCACAACAAAGGCCGGAAGTTTCATAAAATTACTCGTCATGAACAATGTACTCAATGTTTGGGTTCTTTGGAAGGTAAGGATTGGTTAATAGCAGTTTGTCCACCTGATCATGATATTAATGAACCTCGATTAGATGAGATTGCTGTTTTCCGCATTCCGGGAGATTGTTTTATTAAGTTAGAGGTAGGAACTTGGCACGCAGGACCATATTTTGACCATGAGTTTGTAGATTTTTATAATTTAGAGTTGAGTGATACCAATGTAGTTGATCATTTCACTCATGATTTTATGAAAAGTCATCAATTAGAGTTTGAGATGGTGTGA
- a CDS encoding CTP synthase has protein sequence MTKFIFVTGGVVSSIGKGIVAASLGRLLKSRDYSVSILKLDPYINVDPGTMSPFQHGEVFVTQDGAETDLDLGHYERFTDTSMSRLNSVTTGLIYQSVINKERRGDYNGGTVQVIPHITNEIKERIIRVAKETNPSAVITEIGGTVGDIESLPFLEAIRQLRKEVGRRNVLYMHVTLLPWIAAAGEMKTKPTQHSVKELRSIGIQPDILVCRSDRPIPVGLKQKLSEFCDVPVECVITSPDAPSIYEVPVILEREGLAEQVLDLLQMEQRQPNLTQWETMVERMYNPKYSVEIAIVGKYVRLSDAYLSVVESLRHAAIATHGDLRLRWVNSEALENEPPENYLSGVDGIIVPGGFGSRGIDGKIAAIQYARDRQIPFLGLCLGMQCSVIEWARNVEGLVNANSAEFDPYTNYPVINLLPEQQDVVDLGGTMRLGLYPCRILPNTLAFELYQEEVIYERHRHRYEFNNVYRNPLLESGYVISGTSPDGRLVEIVEYPQHPFFIACQFHPEFQSRPSTPHPLFKGFMSAAISLAHPTPTTPTPVEVS, from the coding sequence ATGACTAAGTTTATCTTTGTAACTGGAGGCGTTGTTTCCAGTATTGGTAAAGGCATTGTAGCAGCAAGTCTGGGACGATTGCTAAAATCGCGGGATTATTCGGTGTCGATTCTCAAACTAGATCCCTATATTAACGTTGATCCAGGGACAATGAGTCCTTTTCAACACGGGGAAGTTTTTGTGACCCAAGATGGTGCAGAAACAGATTTGGATCTGGGACATTACGAGCGCTTTACTGATACTTCAATGTCTCGTCTGAACAGTGTTACTACTGGCTTAATTTATCAGTCAGTTATTAATAAGGAACGCCGAGGAGACTATAATGGCGGCACAGTTCAGGTAATTCCCCATATTACTAATGAGATTAAAGAGCGGATTATTAGAGTTGCTAAAGAAACTAATCCCTCAGCAGTAATTACTGAAATTGGTGGTACTGTAGGTGATATTGAATCACTACCGTTTTTAGAAGCAATTCGTCAATTGCGGAAGGAAGTAGGACGGCGAAATGTTCTATATATGCACGTCACTCTTTTGCCTTGGATTGCGGCAGCGGGAGAAATGAAAACTAAGCCGACTCAGCATTCTGTTAAGGAATTGAGATCAATTGGCATTCAACCAGATATTTTAGTATGTCGGAGCGATCGCCCCATCCCTGTGGGCTTAAAACAAAAGTTGTCAGAGTTTTGCGACGTACCAGTAGAATGCGTGATTACCAGCCCAGATGCCCCCAGTATCTATGAAGTACCAGTAATTTTAGAACGGGAAGGATTAGCAGAGCAAGTCCTAGACTTACTGCAAATGGAACAACGCCAACCCAATTTGACGCAGTGGGAAACTATGGTAGAACGGATGTATAATCCCAAATACAGCGTCGAAATTGCCATTGTTGGTAAATATGTGCGGTTAAGTGATGCTTATCTTTCCGTAGTCGAGTCGTTACGTCATGCGGCTATTGCTACTCACGGTGATTTGCGTTTACGGTGGGTAAACTCGGAAGCTTTGGAAAATGAACCGCCGGAAAATTATCTTTCTGGTGTTGATGGTATTATTGTTCCTGGCGGCTTTGGTAGCCGAGGCATAGATGGGAAAATTGCCGCGATTCAATACGCACGCGATCGCCAAATTCCCTTCTTAGGTTTATGCTTGGGAATGCAATGTTCTGTGATTGAATGGGCGAGAAATGTAGAGGGACTAGTCAATGCAAATAGTGCCGAATTTGATCCCTACACTAACTATCCAGTTATTAACTTGTTGCCTGAACAGCAGGATGTAGTTGATTTAGGCGGAACTATGCGCTTGGGGCTTTATCCTTGTCGTATTCTTCCCAACACTTTGGCATTTGAATTATATCAAGAAGAAGTAATTTATGAACGTCATCGCCATCGTTACGAGTTTAACAATGTTTACCGCAATCCCTTGTTAGAGTCGGGCTATGTCATTAGTGGGACTTCTCCCGACGGACGTTTAGTCGAAATTGTCGAATATCCCCAGCACCCATTCTTTATCGCTTGCCAATTTCATCCCGAATTTCAATCTCGTCCCAGCACCCCTCATCCTTTATTTAAAGGATTTATGTCAGCTGCTATTTCTCTGGCTCATCCTACCCCCACTACACCAACACCTGTGGAAGTTTCTTAG
- a CDS encoding N-acetylmuramoyl-L-alanine amidase codes for MNKLLVLVVFNFLFTSSVALAQTSLVVVFPPTNYQTSTEKIFFIGTAPPNGQVLINGKLISRSKTGHFSPSFPLRLGENVFTVIYQNQEREIKVTRLSTQPELPKSLGFAKDSLTPAADIARLPGELICFGAIAPPLASVSVKLANQTIPLSLQPSQVQLPPNSGVLTGRNQPTASSPSKYQGCTTVANAADLGQPQFSLALNGNTVTQLGEGKVQILTPAQLPVTEVTAASGVARTGPSTDYSRLTPLPKGTRATVTGREGDWLRLDYGGWINSKETKILPGAVPPQTVIRSVGYRQVVGATEIVFPLQVAVPVSVEQSDGQSPTFGDRSFTLTLYNTIAQTDTIRLDDNPLISRLDWQQVNPTQIKYTFNLKKFQQWGYKLRYDKTTLVLTLRHAPKIETRKRLPLSGIKIVLDPGHGGKESGASGPTGYLEKDVNLIISKLLRDELVQRGAKVVMTREDDRDVSLVERQEIISREEPAIALSIHHNSLPDDGDAEKTKGFGTFWYHPQSHSLAVFLHNYVVNKLRKPSYGVFWNNLALTRPTVAPSVLLELGFMSNPYEFEDVVNPQEQKKMAKTLAEGITDWFRSVK; via the coding sequence GTGAATAAACTATTAGTATTAGTAGTATTTAACTTTCTCTTCACCTCCTCAGTGGCTTTAGCACAAACCTCTCTTGTAGTAGTTTTTCCCCCAACAAACTACCAAACCAGTACAGAAAAAATATTTTTTATTGGTACCGCGCCGCCAAATGGGCAAGTTCTCATTAATGGTAAGCTAATTAGCCGAAGTAAAACTGGTCATTTTTCTCCCAGTTTCCCCTTGCGGTTAGGGGAGAATGTGTTTACAGTTATCTACCAAAATCAAGAACGAGAGATTAAAGTCACAAGGCTTTCTACTCAGCCAGAATTACCAAAAAGTTTAGGGTTTGCTAAAGATTCTCTAACTCCTGCTGCGGATATTGCTAGACTACCGGGCGAACTGATATGTTTTGGGGCTATTGCTCCCCCTCTAGCTAGTGTCTCCGTCAAGCTGGCTAATCAAACTATTCCCCTTTCACTCCAACCGTCACAAGTCCAATTACCTCCTAATTCTGGTGTACTGACGGGGCGAAATCAGCCTACTGCTTCTAGTCCTAGCAAATATCAAGGCTGCACAACAGTGGCCAATGCTGCCGATTTGGGACAACCTCAATTTAGTTTGGCATTGAATGGTAATACTGTGACTCAACTTGGTGAGGGTAAAGTTCAAATTCTCACACCTGCACAACTGCCAGTTACTGAGGTGACAGCAGCATCAGGTGTGGCTCGAACTGGACCTAGTACAGATTATTCACGACTTACACCCCTACCAAAAGGGACAAGGGCAACAGTGACAGGTAGAGAAGGTGATTGGTTACGATTAGACTATGGGGGTTGGATTAATAGCAAAGAAACCAAAATTCTTCCCGGTGCAGTTCCTCCACAAACAGTAATTCGCAGTGTTGGATATCGTCAGGTTGTAGGTGCAACAGAGATAGTTTTCCCATTACAAGTTGCTGTACCTGTGAGTGTAGAACAGAGCGATGGGCAAAGCCCCACCTTCGGTGATCGCTCTTTCACTCTCACTCTCTACAATACCATTGCCCAAACAGATACCATTCGCCTAGATGATAATCCCTTAATTTCTCGACTGGATTGGCAACAGGTGAATCCCACACAGATTAAATATACTTTTAACCTCAAAAAGTTCCAACAGTGGGGTTATAAGCTCAGATATGACAAAACTACTTTGGTTTTGACTTTGCGTCACGCGCCTAAAATTGAAACTAGAAAACGCTTGCCTTTATCTGGTATCAAAATTGTACTCGATCCAGGACATGGTGGGAAAGAATCTGGTGCCAGTGGTCCAACAGGATATTTAGAAAAAGATGTAAATTTGATAATCTCTAAGTTACTGCGAGATGAGTTGGTGCAGCGGGGTGCAAAGGTGGTGATGACAAGGGAGGATGATCGAGATGTTTCTTTAGTGGAACGTCAGGAGATTATTAGTAGAGAAGAACCTGCGATCGCTCTTTCTATCCATCATAACTCCTTACCTGATGATGGCGATGCCGAAAAAACTAAAGGCTTCGGGACTTTTTGGTATCATCCTCAATCACACAGCCTAGCAGTATTTTTACATAATTACGTAGTCAACAAACTTCGTAAACCTTCCTATGGAGTGTTTTGGAATAATTTAGCTTTAACTCGTCCTACTGTTGCACCTTCGGTATTGCTAGAATTAGGATTTATGAGTAACCCTTATGAATTTGAAGACGTAGTCAACCCTCAAGAACAGAAAAAAATGGCGAAGACCTTGGCTGAGGGAATTACAGATTGGTTTAGAAGTGTAAAGTAG
- a CDS encoding TAXI family TRAP transporter solute-binding subunit, translating to MTRNLWPSKFLSRYNFLSNPILLIPLLLSLGFMGFLAIHIIIDINQVHRLTIAAGSKQSESYILSQAIAQVIAKHEPKIQIQVIETNGSEDNIKLLEENKVQLATAQADIPTLPSARLICNLFSDAFQLIVTEKSGIQQVAGLKGKRIALPPQGGGQYNSFWELAKHYRLVPSEFTHTAMSEQEADVLFRNQQIDAIFRVRPPGNKSIQKLVQNSNGRLVAIDQGAAMKITQPAFEPAFIPKGAYQGNPPIPAINLPTVTLQRTFLASKSVDAGIIRQITSILYDYRQELAKLMPLAANISPPSTISGTGLPLHIGAAAYYDREKPNFIQENADYFGLILTFILLLGSWLWQLKVRLEKMQKNRGDDYNQDIVKLIRTIESCQNINQLEKIRIELLDEFEKVVEALDKDRITPETFQSFTFTWEAAMSALRDRKLWLARQTLARQQSKS from the coding sequence ATGACTCGTAACCTATGGCCGAGTAAATTTTTGAGTCGATACAATTTTCTCTCCAACCCGATATTGCTAATTCCCCTACTGTTAAGCTTGGGCTTCATGGGATTTTTAGCAATACATATAATTATCGACATCAATCAAGTGCATCGCTTGACAATTGCGGCAGGATCAAAACAAAGTGAAAGTTATATATTAAGTCAAGCGATCGCTCAAGTCATAGCTAAACATGAGCCAAAAATTCAAATTCAAGTCATAGAAACTAACGGTTCCGAAGATAATATTAAACTTCTAGAAGAAAACAAAGTACAACTAGCTACAGCACAAGCTGATATTCCCACCTTACCCTCAGCCCGACTCATTTGTAATTTGTTTTCAGACGCATTTCAGCTAATAGTCACAGAAAAATCTGGTATCCAGCAAGTTGCTGGACTCAAAGGTAAACGAATCGCCTTACCACCTCAAGGTGGTGGTCAGTATAATTCATTTTGGGAATTAGCAAAACATTACCGTTTAGTACCCAGTGAGTTTACACACACAGCAATGTCAGAACAAGAAGCAGATGTTCTCTTTCGCAACCAGCAAATAGATGCAATTTTTCGGGTTCGTCCCCCAGGGAATAAATCAATACAGAAACTGGTGCAGAATAGTAATGGTAGGTTAGTGGCTATTGATCAAGGTGCGGCTATGAAAATCACTCAGCCCGCCTTTGAACCAGCATTTATACCCAAAGGCGCTTATCAAGGAAATCCCCCCATTCCCGCGATAAATTTACCGACAGTAACTTTACAAAGAACTTTTTTAGCTTCTAAATCTGTTGATGCTGGTATTATCCGACAAATAACCTCAATTTTGTATGATTATCGCCAAGAGTTGGCAAAATTGATGCCTTTAGCAGCAAATATTAGTCCTCCCAGCACAATTAGTGGAACTGGTTTACCACTCCATATAGGCGCTGCTGCTTACTATGACCGAGAAAAACCTAACTTTATCCAGGAAAATGCTGATTATTTTGGCTTAATTTTAACATTTATCCTGTTATTAGGGTCTTGGCTTTGGCAGCTGAAAGTGCGATTAGAGAAAATGCAAAAAAATCGGGGTGATGACTATAACCAAGATATTGTTAAATTGATCAGAACAATTGAAAGCTGTCAAAATATTAACCAGCTAGAAAAAATTCGGATTGAATTATTAGATGAATTTGAAAAAGTTGTGGAAGCTTTAGACAAAGACAGAATTACACCAGAAACATTTCAATCATTTACTTTTACATGGGAAGCGGCTATGTCAGCATTGCGCGATCGTAAACTGTGGTTAGCTAGACAAACTCTAGCCCGTCAGCAATCTAAATCATAG